Proteins found in one Candidatus Zixiibacteriota bacterium genomic segment:
- a CDS encoding 50S ribosomal protein L10, which yields MPGKVYMPTKEKENKIKLIKDKIADSNCIIVTDHTGVNVNDITILRRELKKTNAELRVAKNTLMSLAVKETELEKLTDIFVGPSSLVFGFDDPSVPARIIYDFGKKTDKPKVKAFVLENRLLSVEDYKKIAQLPPKEQVLAMVVGAVQGPITGFVMTLDGVIRNFIGLVDALAEKKS from the coding sequence TTGCCAGGTAAGGTTTATATGCCGACTAAAGAAAAAGAAAATAAGATTAAACTTATTAAAGATAAAATCGCCGATTCTAACTGTATTATTGTAACGGATCACACCGGCGTAAATGTTAATGACATTACAATCTTAAGGCGAGAACTGAAAAAAACCAATGCCGAATTACGAGTCGCTAAGAATACTCTAATGTCTTTAGCAGTTAAAGAAACGGAACTGGAAAAACTGACTGATATTTTTGTCGGACCATCCTCATTGGTATTTGGCTTTGATGATCCGTCGGTTCCAGCCCGGATAATCTATGATTTTGGAAAGAAAACCGATAAGCCTAAAGTGAAAGCATTCGTTCTTGAAAATCGACTTTTGAGTGTAGAGGATTATAAAAAAATCGCTCAATTGCCGCCCAAAGAACAGGTTTTGGCTATGGTTGTTGGCGCTGTACAGGGGCCAATCACCGGATTTGTAATGACACTTGATGGTGTTATCAGGAATTTTATCGGTTTAGTGGATGCGTTAGCTGAAAAGAAAAGTTGA
- the tuf gene encoding elongation factor Tu, producing MAKEKFERTKPHVNVGTIGHVDHGKTTLTAAMTMILGRKGQAAVRDFDSIDNAPEERERGITIATAHVEYETDRRHYAHVDCPGHADYVKNMITGAAQMDGAILVVSAADGPMPQTREHILLARQVGVPYIVVFMNKIDQVDDPELLDLVELEVRDLLSQYQFPGDDIPIIRGSALEAMNRGADESVPYDDPAFKCVHELMDAVDSYIPEPKRDIDKPFLLPIEDVFSITGRGTVGTGRVERGKIKTGDPVERVGVRETRKTVVTGVEMFRKILDYAQAGDNVGLLLRGVDKNDLERGMVLAAPGSIKPHKKFKGEVYILTKEEGGRHTPFFNGYRPQFYFRTTDVTGTVKLPEGVEMVMPGDNVTVEGELITPIAMEKELRFAIREGGRTVGAGVISEIIE from the coding sequence ATGGCCAAGGAGAAATTTGAGCGAACGAAACCGCATGTGAATGTAGGTACGATAGGTCATGTTGATCATGGCAAGACTACATTAACGGCGGCGATGACGATGATATTGGGTCGCAAGGGTCAGGCGGCGGTTCGCGATTTTGATTCGATTGACAATGCTCCGGAGGAGCGTGAGCGCGGCATAACGATAGCGACGGCGCATGTTGAGTATGAGACCGATAGGCGTCATTATGCTCATGTTGATTGTCCTGGTCACGCCGATTATGTTAAGAACATGATAACGGGTGCGGCCCAGATGGATGGCGCGATATTGGTAGTTAGCGCGGCGGATGGTCCGATGCCTCAGACGCGCGAGCATATATTATTGGCACGTCAGGTAGGAGTTCCTTACATAGTTGTATTCATGAACAAGATAGACCAGGTAGATGATCCTGAGTTATTAGACTTGGTGGAGCTTGAGGTACGGGATTTATTGAGTCAGTATCAATTTCCGGGTGATGACATTCCGATAATTCGTGGTTCGGCATTAGAGGCTATGAATCGCGGCGCTGATGAGAGCGTACCTTATGATGATCCTGCTTTTAAGTGTGTGCATGAGTTGATGGATGCGGTAGACAGCTATATACCGGAGCCGAAGCGTGATATTGACAAGCCGTTTTTATTGCCGATAGAGGATGTATTTTCGATAACGGGTCGAGGTACGGTAGGAACGGGTCGAGTTGAGCGCGGCAAGATAAAGACCGGTGATCCTGTTGAGCGTGTTGGTGTTAGGGAGACTCGCAAGACGGTAGTAACGGGTGTTGAGATGTTTCGGAAGATATTGGATTATGCTCAGGCGGGCGATAATGTAGGTTTGTTATTGCGCGGAGTAGATAAGAATGATCTTGAGCGCGGCATGGTTTTGGCGGCGCCTGGCAGTATTAAGCCGCACAAGAAGTTTAAGGGAGAGGTATACATTTTGACGAAGGAAGAGGGTGGTCGTCACACGCCGTTTTTCAATGGTTATCGTCCGCAGTTTTATTTTCGGACGACGGATGTAACAGGTACGGTGAAGCTTCCGGAAGGTGTTGAGATGGTAATGCCTGGTGATAATGTAACAGTAGAAGGCGAGTTAATAACGCCGATAGCGATGGAGAAAGAGCTTCGTTTTGCTATCCGTGAAGGCGGCCGCACCGTAGGCGCCGGCGTTATTAGCGAAATAATAGAGTAA
- the secE gene encoding preprotein translocase subunit SecE has protein sequence MKKTVKFVTEVRQELTKVAWPAKIELRDSTIVVIIFSLILSIFIGIVDTGLTKATTLIFR, from the coding sequence ATAAAAAAGACAGTTAAATTTGTTACTGAAGTTAGACAAGAACTGACAAAAGTCGCGTGGCCAGCGAAAATAGAATTGCGTGATTCTACGATTGTGGTGATTATTTTTTCGCTGATTTTATCAATATTCATCGGAATAGTTGATACGGGTTTGACAAAAGCCACAACCCTTATTTTCAGGTAG
- the nusG gene encoding transcription termination/antitermination factor NusG, whose translation MAKRWYVAHTYSGHEYKAKKYLESAIEGNNLDEAFGDILVPTEEIVEMKQGKRSTSVKKFLPSYILVEMELSKDAQNLVTSTPGITNFVGASGKPVPLRKNEVTRIMQQIDRSKNRDVLDIPYKIGEAVKVVDGPFSDFAGTVSEVNPERRKLKVMVSIFGRPTPVELDYLQVKSL comes from the coding sequence ATGGCTAAAAGGTGGTACGTAGCTCATACATATTCAGGCCATGAATATAAAGCAAAAAAATATCTTGAAAGCGCTATCGAGGGGAATAACCTTGACGAAGCTTTTGGCGATATACTTGTTCCTACTGAAGAAATAGTGGAAATGAAGCAGGGCAAACGCTCAACTTCAGTAAAAAAATTCTTGCCCAGCTATATTTTAGTTGAAATGGAGCTGAGCAAGGATGCTCAAAATCTCGTTACCTCAACGCCCGGAATAACCAACTTCGTTGGCGCATCCGGCAAACCCGTACCGCTTCGTAAAAATGAGGTAACCAGAATCATGCAGCAAATTGACCGCTCGAAGAACCGTGATGTTCTTGATATACCTTATAAAATAGGCGAGGCGGTCAAGGTTGTCGATGGACCGTTTTCAGACTTTGCTGGAACTGTTAGCGAGGTCAATCCCGAACGCAGAAAATTAAAAGTTATGGTTTCAATTTTCGGAAGGCCAACTCCGGTCGAACTGGATTATCTTCAGGTGAAATCTCTTTAA
- the rplL gene encoding 50S ribosomal protein L7/L12 has protein sequence MGNKIEEAFDIIKEMTVIELSDLSKKMQDEFGVSAAIAAAPAAAAPAAAEEEEQTEFNVVLESIGDKKIQVIKAVRELTSLGLKEAKEVVDKAPGNVKEGVSKEEAEAAKTKLEEAGASVQIK, from the coding sequence ATGGGTAATAAAATTGAAGAAGCTTTCGATATTATTAAAGAGATGACAGTAATAGAATTGTCTGATTTATCAAAAAAAATGCAGGATGAATTCGGTGTTTCTGCCGCTATCGCTGCCGCTCCTGCCGCTGCCGCTCCGGCTGCTGCCGAAGAGGAAGAACAAACAGAATTTAATGTTGTTTTGGAATCTATTGGCGACAAGAAAATTCAGGTTATAAAAGCCGTGCGCGAACTCACCAGTCTTGGCTTGAAAGAAGCTAAAGAAGTGGTCGATAAAGCTCCAGGCAATGTCAAAGAAGGCGTTAGTAAAGAAGAAGCGGAAGCAGCCAAGACTAAACTTGAGGAAGCCGGCGCTTCTGTTCAGATAAAATAA
- the rplK gene encoding 50S ribosomal protein L11 encodes MAKKIIGTVKLQIPAGNATPAPPVGPALGQAGINIMEFCKAFNSRTKSQAGLIIPAVITVYADKSFTFITKTPPAAVLLKKAAKLEKGSGEPNKNKVGVVKKSQVREIAELKMTDLNAGSVEMAERMIEGTARSMGIEVR; translated from the coding sequence GTGGCTAAAAAAATAATAGGTACAGTCAAACTTCAAATACCGGCGGGCAATGCCACTCCGGCGCCGCCAGTAGGTCCTGCTTTGGGTCAGGCAGGCATAAACATTATGGAATTTTGCAAAGCCTTCAATTCCCGAACTAAATCTCAAGCCGGCTTGATTATTCCAGCTGTTATTACTGTTTATGCTGATAAGTCGTTTACGTTTATTACTAAAACGCCGCCGGCAGCAGTTTTACTGAAAAAAGCCGCCAAACTTGAAAAAGGCTCGGGAGAGCCTAACAAAAATAAGGTTGGCGTTGTCAAAAAATCCCAAGTCAGGGAAATTGCAGAACTTAAGATGACAGATTTAAATGCCGGTTCTGTTGAAATGGCTGAGAGAATGATTGAGGGTACCGCCCGTAGTATGGGCATCGAAGTTCGGTGA
- a CDS encoding 50S ribosomal protein L1, with product MKRGKKYKEAAEKVEKTKAYTLAEAFEVIRKTATAKFDETIEVSCRLGVDPRKADQMIRGTVLLPHGTGKKVRVLVLTKGEKASEAEAAGADMVGADDYIEKIKGGWADVDAIVATPDMMGSIGRLGKLLGPKGLMPNPKAGTVTNNIAKAVKDLKAGKIEYRVDKTSNIHCGVGKLSFNDEQLIDNAKVFFGAIVRAKPVSAKGTYMKNASICSTMGPGIKLDTSEILTFAR from the coding sequence TTGAAAAGAGGAAAAAAATACAAAGAAGCCGCGGAAAAAGTGGAAAAAACCAAAGCTTATACCCTGGCTGAGGCTTTTGAAGTTATTCGTAAAACCGCGACTGCCAAGTTTGATGAGACTATTGAGGTCTCATGCCGTCTGGGGGTTGACCCCAGAAAAGCCGACCAGATGATTAGGGGAACCGTATTGCTTCCCCATGGCACCGGCAAAAAAGTGCGAGTGCTGGTATTGACGAAAGGTGAAAAAGCCTCCGAAGCTGAGGCAGCCGGAGCGGATATGGTCGGCGCTGATGATTATATCGAAAAAATTAAAGGTGGCTGGGCTGATGTTGATGCTATTGTAGCGACACCGGATATGATGGGAAGCATCGGACGCCTTGGCAAGCTTTTGGGACCTAAGGGGCTTATGCCAAACCCCAAAGCCGGTACGGTAACTAATAATATTGCCAAAGCGGTTAAAGACTTGAAAGCCGGTAAAATCGAATACCGGGTTGATAAAACCAGCAACATCCATTGCGGTGTCGGAAAACTGTCATTTAACGATGAACAATTAATCGATAATGCTAAAGTGTTTTTCGGAGCGATTGTTAGAGCCAAGCCAGTATCTGCTAAGGGAACATATATGAAAAATGCTTCTATATGTTCGACGATGGGACCTGGAATAAAATTGGACACATCAGAAATTTTAACTTTTGCCAGGTAA
- the rpmG gene encoding 50S ribosomal protein L33: MAKDRKRPIVILECVECKNRNYNTTKNKRKHPERIEHKKYCPTCNKHVMHKETR; the protein is encoded by the coding sequence ATGGCTAAAGATAGAAAGCGGCCGATTGTTATACTTGAATGTGTTGAGTGTAAAAATAGAAATTATAATACAACTAAAAATAAAAGGAAGCATCCGGAACGAATAGAACATAAAAAGTATTGCCCGACATGCAATAAGCATGTTATGCATAAGGAAACAAGATAA